From a region of the Agrobacterium tumefaciens genome:
- a CDS encoding sigma-54-dependent Fis family transcriptional regulator has translation MASDILVVDDEADIREIVAGILSDEGHETRMAYDSDSALAAISERVPRLIFLDIWMQGSKLDGLALLDEIKSRHPDIPVVMISGHGNIETAVNAIKRGAFDFIEKPFKADRLILIAERALENSKLKREVQELKKRTGDASELIGASLAVSQLRQTVDRVAPTNSRIMILGPSGSGKELVARMIHKKSSRATGPFVALNAATITPDRMEIALFGTEGLPGQPRKVGALEEAHRGVLYLDEVGDMPRETQNKILRVLVDQQFDRVGGGKRVKVDVRIISSTAHHLESLIAEGQFREDLYHRLAVVPVKVPALSERREDIPFLVDMFMRQISEQAGIRPRKIADDAMAVLQTHDWPGNIRQLRNNIERLMILARPEGGDAAISADMLPADIGDMLPKIAAQGDQHIMTLPLREAREMFERDYLVAQINRFGGNISRTAEFVGMERSALHRKLKSLGV, from the coding sequence ATGGCGTCTGATATTCTGGTCGTGGACGACGAGGCGGACATTCGCGAAATCGTGGCGGGTATTCTCTCTGACGAAGGTCATGAAACCCGCATGGCCTATGACAGCGATAGCGCTCTGGCAGCGATTTCCGAGCGCGTACCGCGCCTGATTTTCCTCGATATCTGGATGCAGGGCTCCAAGCTCGATGGTCTGGCTCTGCTCGACGAAATCAAGAGCCGCCACCCCGACATTCCCGTGGTGATGATTTCAGGTCACGGCAACATCGAAACGGCCGTAAACGCCATCAAGCGCGGCGCCTTCGACTTCATTGAAAAGCCGTTCAAGGCCGACCGCCTGATCCTGATCGCCGAACGCGCGCTCGAAAACTCCAAGCTGAAGCGCGAGGTGCAGGAGCTAAAAAAGCGGACGGGCGATGCGAGTGAGCTGATCGGTGCGTCGCTTGCCGTGTCGCAGCTTCGCCAGACAGTCGATCGTGTCGCCCCCACCAACAGCCGCATCATGATTCTTGGACCATCCGGCTCCGGCAAGGAGCTGGTGGCGCGCATGATCCACAAAAAGTCTTCGCGTGCGACGGGTCCCTTCGTGGCCCTGAATGCCGCGACGATCACGCCGGATCGCATGGAAATTGCCCTGTTCGGCACCGAAGGCCTGCCGGGTCAGCCGCGCAAGGTCGGCGCGCTGGAAGAGGCTCATCGCGGCGTTCTCTATCTCGATGAAGTCGGTGACATGCCGCGCGAAACGCAGAACAAGATCCTGCGCGTGCTGGTCGATCAGCAGTTCGATCGCGTTGGCGGCGGCAAGCGCGTCAAGGTCGATGTCCGCATCATCTCGTCCACCGCCCACCATCTCGAAAGCCTGATTGCCGAGGGCCAGTTCCGTGAGGACCTCTATCACCGTCTGGCCGTCGTGCCGGTCAAGGTGCCGGCACTGTCGGAACGCCGGGAGGACATTCCCTTCCTGGTCGACATGTTCATGCGTCAGATTTCCGAGCAGGCGGGTATCCGTCCGCGCAAGATCGCCGACGACGCGATGGCCGTCCTGCAGACGCATGACTGGCCGGGCAACATTCGCCAGCTTCGCAACAATATCGAACGTCTGATGATCCTCGCCCGTCCGGAAGGCGGCGATGCGGCAATCTCGGCCGACATGCTGCCCGCCGATATCGGCGACATGCTGCCGAAGATCGCAGCCCAGGGCGACCAGCACATCATGACCCTGCCGTTGCGTGAAGCGCGCGAAATGTTCGAGCGTGACTATCTGGTGGCGCAGATCAACCGCTTTGGCGGCAATATTTCCCGCACCGCCGAATTTGTCGGCATGGAGCGCTCCGCACTGCACCGCAAACTGAAATCGCTCGGCGTGTAA